In Drosophila santomea strain STO CAGO 1482 chromosome 2L, Prin_Dsan_1.1, whole genome shotgun sequence, a single window of DNA contains:
- the LOC120443904 gene encoding protein lingerer isoform X8 produces MSTQTRSGGGGGGGHTRNQKKSNASNSGGGGAGHLDGVSHAAAAGKKGGQDASKTDKPEKAQPKATTEQLRIAQITNSTTEDPQINEKVLLLLTMTQRSEEEVCCALNECDYDLEAAANFLIEELPQGAFAKYEKKRKNKAASNTGDGAAGDGDWADGNANADKREKSRNRSSNRGGTRGSSDSRGWRGRETRENERNQRESREPWSGQNVGQDRGDDRTNDNYRGQRNGGGRSGAGGGGRGGGFVSRSGRGGGRMGGRTGGPRGDRGSGGPGGAYGSGRGGNANEDHHEVELWDNTIAQNAEKQQQAHDDAWGDWNNEEYEGSLKDSKVFTTSNLATQSAANVVSGTGACVVAVAGSEISAPPGLEHQLVQQGSHLEESSSSGPAAVTPPATLTGSATTPLLQYSAAVSNPPPQLQSQATQSGAGTGASAAAGGGAGSTPPSFVSASPDTFSSAASAAATLVHQAQKQQQLQQQTTPIKPSATLSVEQSQYFNSLASQGVSPGSVPVQSAPAGYAQNPVAAYSQTSTSVGVSPYPNTYANVFASGTGAGSGTGEQSQQQPQIRRARVKLPPPSKIPASAVEMPGDNALNNIGYLDVQFGALDFGTDDGFESLPEKVGSGFSIDGQQQQQQAEDYQSKSQQQQQVTLAAGLQSSQISDALSAAGYTSRSTAQQQGVSSAVNATIDQLAKNDPYGQTGGSGNAYQNAYQSSGASKATSGFPTTAPGGYSSSTYANIQSSVANSYQQQGYGSYQPSSYQQQAGTGAQSGTGAVSGGGGTATQNIPVGGSSSQNSTSGNASSAFLTSGYSTPQSAYQSSQSVYGNTGLSNSSGFSGSASNASSQYANFSSSAKLKDATTASSAAHYDSVSTSSGVSSNSGSTGNGGGVSGQAGANQAVVSNNNNVTGSSSVSNVTAGVASGNVAGVGGGVSQSGVSGGVGVAGGSASSVGVNVNNNSSSASSVGTSAVAQTATGTTAAVLASLTNKNSSSSNSSGSGGSSATTTGNASGQGAGASTGGVGGASGAGGAGSGGGSGSGLVPTNIQMQGYYDLTYPPPSLGAGRDNLGSVTYSAMNDGRFARTDNNSSPVGNVSSTMSQQAGSSAPMLNVPYAYFYGGNVMPGSFQYGTPAIYPQQIPAANTASGQQFPKPSYSAGYGSTSYDTLSQTTQDYSKGGYSSSVNQQSKTQTVSNQSQAGTGSDLTSSMYGKGHVALNKVNSYEKQSFHSGTPPPFNMPNTQTAGGTSAQPYGMYLPMPAAGHHNMIHQPIHQMDGRIHSSSRRDSNSAGQRQQSTSQSKSAGKQGYSPSYWAGQN; encoded by the exons ATGAGCACACAAACTCGTTCCGGCGGCGGGGGAGGCGGCGGCCATACCCGCAACCAGAAAAAGTCAAATGCCAGCAACTCCGGCGGAGGAGGTGCCGGCCATCTCGATGGAGTCTCACATGCTGCGGCCGCTGGCAAGAAGGGCGGTCAGGATGCCAGCAAGACAGACAAGCCAGAGAAGGCCCAGCCCAAGGCTACCACCGAACAGTTGCGCATTGCCCAGATCACCAATAGCACCACAGAAGATCCGCAGATCAACGAGAAGGTTCTCCTCCTTTTGACCATGACCCAACGTTCCGAAGAGGAGGTCTGCTGTGCCCTCAACGAGTGCGATTACGACTTGGAGGCAGCGGCCAACTTTTTGATCGAGGAGCTACCGCAG GGCGCCTTTGCCAAGTACGAGAAAAAGCGCAAGAACAAGGCTGCAAGTAACACGGGTGATGGCGCTGCTGGCGATGGCGATTGGGCCGATGGCAATGCTAACGCGGACAAGCGGGAAAAGTCGCGAAACCGCAGCTCAAATCGCGGAGGCACCCGTGGCTCCAGTGACAGTCGTGGAT GGCGCGGAAGAGAGACTCGCGAGAACGAGCGCAACCAACGGGAGTCTCGTGAACCATGGTCAGGACAAAACGTTGGTCAGGACCGCGGTGATGATCGGACTAATGACAACTACCGCGGGCAGCGCAACGGCGGCGGACGTAGTGGTGCCGGTGGCGGTGGACGCGGCGGTGGCTTTGTCTCTCGATCTGGCCGCGGCGGCGGCCGCATGGGCGGACGCACCGGTGGCCCTCGTGGCGATCGCGGAAGCGGAGGCCCTGGCGGTGCTTATGGATCTGGTCGCGGTGGCAACGCAAACGAGGATCACCACGAGGTTGAGCTGTGGGACAACACCATTGCCCAAAACGCCGAGAAGCAGCAACAGGCTCATGACGATGCCTGGGGTGACTGGAACAACGAGGAGTATGAGGGCTCGCTTAAGGACAGCAAGGTATTTACCACTAGCAACCTGGCAACACAATCCGCTGCTAATGTGGTTAGCGGAACTGGAGCTTGTGTCGTCGCGGTGGCTGGAAGCGAGATATCGGCGCCACCAGGTCTTGAACATCAGTTAGTGCAGCAGGGATCTCATCTGGAGGAGAGCTCCAGCAGTGGTCCAGCGGCAGTCACACCGCCAGCAACGCTGACTGGCTCGGCGACCACGCCGTTGCTCCAATACAGCGCAGCGGTCAGTAATCCACCACCCCAGCTGCAGTCCCAGGCCACACAGTCAGGAGCGGGTACAGGAGCGAGCGCAGCTGCCGGCGGAGGAGCGGGCAGCACACCGCCATCCTTTGTATCCGCATCTCCCGACACATTCTCAAGCGCCGCCTCGGCAGCTGCCACGCTGGTGCACCAAGcacaaaagcagcagcaacttcagcAGCAGACGACGCCTATTAAGCCGTCTGCTACCTTGTCTGTCGAGCAATCTCAGTATTTCAACTCGTTGGCCAGCCAGGGCGTCAGTCCAGGTTCTGTACCAGTACAGTCGGCGCCAGCGGGTTACGCGCAAAACCCCGTAGCCGCCTACTCCCAAACTAGCACTAGCGTGGGTGTCAGCCCGTATCCCAACACCTATGCAAACGTGTTTGCCTCTGGAACGGGAGCTGGATCTGGTACCGGCGAGCAatcgcagcagcaaccgcagATACGAAGGGCTCGCGTTAAGCTGCCACCACCCTCGAAGATTCCTGCGAGTGCCGTTGAAATGCCTGGAGACAATGCACTGAACAACATTGGCTACCTGGACGTGCAGTTCGGGGCTCTGGACTTCGGCACGGACGATGGCTTCGAGTCTTTGCCGGAAAAGGTTGGGTCGGGCTTTAGCATTGatggtcagcagcagcaacagcaggcagAAGACTACCAAAGCAAAtcccagcaacaacagcaggtGACGCTAGCGGCGGGACTGCAGAGTTCCCAGATT AGCGATGCCTTGAGTGCAGCAGGCTATACAAGCCGATCGACGGCACAGCAGCAGGGTGTTAGCTCAGCGGTGAATGCCACAATCGATCAGCTAGCCAAGAATGATCCGTACGGACAGACGGGCGGCAGTGGTAACGCCTACCAAAACGCATACCAGAGCAGTGGAGCGAGCAAGGCAACCAGTGGCTTTCCGACAACGGCACCCGGTGGCTACAGCAGCTCCACATACGCGAATATTCAAAGCTCGGTGGCCAACAGTTACCAGCAGCAGGGATACGGCTCATACCAGCCCAGTTCCTACCAGCAGCAGGCTGGCACCGGAGCACAAAGCGGTACAGGTGCGGTAAGCGGCGGCGGAGGAACGGCGACGCAAAACATTCCGGTcggaggcagcagcagccaaaacAGCACAAG TGGCAATGCAAGCTCTGCCTTCCTTACATCCGGATACTCGACACCACAAAGTGCTTACCAGTCAAGCCAGAGTGTTTATGGCAACACTGGACTGTCCAACAGCAGCGG GTTCTCTGGCAGTGCGAGCAATGCGTCCTCGCAGTACGCCAATTTCAGTTCCAGCGCCAAGCTAAAGGATGCGACCACGGCGAGCAGCGCCGCTCACTACGACAG TGTCTCGACCAGCAGTGGAGTGAGCAGCAACAGCGGAAGTACTGGCAATGGCGGTGGGGTGAGCGGTCAAGCAGGTGCTAACCAGGCGGTTGTATCGAACA ATAACAACGTGACCGGCAGCAGCTCGGTCAGCAATGTGACGGCAGGCGTTGCGAGTGGCAACGTAGCCGGCGTGGGCGGAGGCGTCAGCCAGAGCGGCGTAAGTGGTGGAGTCGGCGTGGCCGGTGGCAGCGCGTCCAGCGTCGGTGTGAATgtgaacaacaacagcagcagcgccagctCGGTGGGAACATCGGCCGTTGCCCAGACAGCTACCGGAACCACCGCTGCAGTGCTAGCCTCGCTGACCAACAAgaatagcagcagcagcaatagcagcgGCAGCGGGGGCAGTTCTGCCACGACGACGGGCAACGCCAGCGGACAAGGTGCGGGAGCGAGCACCGGCGGCGTGGGCGGAGCATcgggtgctggtggtgctggtagtggtggtggcagcggcagcggcttGGTGCCCACCAACATCCAAATG CAGGGATATTACGATCTGACCTATCCGCCGCCCAGTTTAGGAGCTGGACGTGACAACCTCGGCTCTGTGACGTATTCAGCAATGAATGACGGACGCTTTGCCCGCACTGACAATAACTCCAGTCCGGTCGGCAAT GTCTCCAGCACAATGTCACAACAGGCAGGCTCAAGTGCGCCCATGCTAAATGTTCCTTACGCCTACTTCTATGGCGGCAATGTAATGCCCGGTAGTTTTCAATATGGCACACCCGCCATATATCCA cagcaaataCCGGCAGCAAACACTGCCTCCGGTCAACAGTTCCCGAAGCCTTCGTATAGCGCGGGCTACGGCTCGACCAGCTATGACACTCTGTCGCAGACCACGCAGGATTACAGCAAGGGCGGCTACTCGTCGAGCGTGAATCAGCAGAGCAAAACTCAGACGGTGTCTAACCAGTCACAGGCAGGCACTGGATCCGATCTGACCTCTTCTATGTACGGGAAGGGACATGTGGCGCTGAACAAGGTTAAT TCGTACGAAAAGCAGAGTTTCCATTCGGGCACTCCGCCGCCGTTTAACATGCCCAACACCCAGACGGCTGGAGGCACCTCTGCCCAACCGTACGGCATGTACTTGCCGATGCCAGCGGCCGGACACCACAATATGATTCATCAGCCCATCCACCAG ATGGACGGCAGGATTCATAGCTCATCCCGCCGG GACTCGAACAGTGCCGGACAGCGTCAGCAGTCGACCAGCCAGTCGAAGTCTGCTGGCAAGCAAGGGTACTCGCCCTCGTACTGGGCCGGACAGAACTAG
- the LOC120443904 gene encoding protein lingerer isoform X3, translated as MSTQTRSGGGGGGGHTRNQKKSNASNSGGGGAGHLDGVSHAAAAGKKGGQDASKTDKPEKAQPKATTEQLRIAQITNSTTEDPQINEKVLLLLTMTQRSEEEVCCALNECDYDLEAAANFLIEELPQGAFAKYEKKRKNKAASNTGDGAAGDGDWADGNANADKREKSRNRSSNRGGTRGSSDSRGWRGRETRENERNQRESREPWSGQNVGQDRGDDRTNDNYRGQRNGGGRSGAGGGGRGGGFVSRSGRGGGRMGGRTGGPRGDRGSGGPGGAYGSGRGGNANEDHHEVELWDNTIAQNAEKQQQAHDDAWGDWNNEEYEGSLKDSKVFTTSNLATQSAANVVSGTGACVVAVAGSEISAPPGLEHQLVQQGSHLEESSSSGPAAVTPPATLTGSATTPLLQYSAAVSNPPPQLQSQATQSGAGTGASAAAGGGAGSTPPSFVSASPDTFSSAASAAATLVHQAQKQQQLQQQTTPIKPSATLSVEQSQYFNSLASQGVSPGSVPVQSAPAGYAQNPVAAYSQTSTSVGVSPYPNTYANVFASGTGAGSGTGEQSQQQPQIRRARVKLPPPSKIPASAVEMPGDNALNNIGYLDVQFGALDFGTDDGFESLPEKVGSGFSIDGQQQQQQAEDYQSKSQQQQQVTLAAGLQSSQISDALSAAGYTSRSTAQQQGVSSAVNATIDQLAKNDPYGQTGGSGNAYQNAYQSSGASKATSGFPTTAPGGYSSSTYANIQSSVANSYQQQGYGSYQPSSYQQQAGTGAQSGTGAVSGGGGTATQNIPVGGSSSQNSTSGNASSAFLTSGYSTPQSAYQSSQSVYGNTGLSNSSGFSGSASNASSQYANFSSSAKLKDATTASSAAHYDSVSTSSGVSSNSGSTGNGGGVSGQAGANQAVVSNNNNVTGSSSVSNVTAGVASGNVAGVGGGVSQSGVSGGVGVAGGSASSVGVNVNNNSSSASSVGTSAVAQTATGTTAAVLASLTNKNSSSSNSSGSGGSSATTTGNASGQGAGASTGGVGGASGAGGAGSGGGSGSGLVPTNIQMVSQYIQTGLPYYQQPVYSYEELQMMQQRVPHVQGYYDLTYPPPSLGAGRDNLGSVTYSAMNDGRFARTDNNSSPVGNVSSTMSQQAGSSAPMLNVPYAYFYGGNVMPGSFQYGTPAIYPQIPAANTASGQQFPKPSYSAGYGSTSYDTLSQTTQDYSKGGYSSSVNQQSKTQTVSNQSQAGTGSDLTSSMYGKGHVALNKVNSYEKQSFHSGTPPPFNMPNTQTAGGTSAQPYGMYLPMPAAGHHNMIHQPIHQMDGRIHSSSRRDSNSAGQRQQSTSQSKSAGKQGYSPSYWAGQN; from the exons ATGAGCACACAAACTCGTTCCGGCGGCGGGGGAGGCGGCGGCCATACCCGCAACCAGAAAAAGTCAAATGCCAGCAACTCCGGCGGAGGAGGTGCCGGCCATCTCGATGGAGTCTCACATGCTGCGGCCGCTGGCAAGAAGGGCGGTCAGGATGCCAGCAAGACAGACAAGCCAGAGAAGGCCCAGCCCAAGGCTACCACCGAACAGTTGCGCATTGCCCAGATCACCAATAGCACCACAGAAGATCCGCAGATCAACGAGAAGGTTCTCCTCCTTTTGACCATGACCCAACGTTCCGAAGAGGAGGTCTGCTGTGCCCTCAACGAGTGCGATTACGACTTGGAGGCAGCGGCCAACTTTTTGATCGAGGAGCTACCGCAG GGCGCCTTTGCCAAGTACGAGAAAAAGCGCAAGAACAAGGCTGCAAGTAACACGGGTGATGGCGCTGCTGGCGATGGCGATTGGGCCGATGGCAATGCTAACGCGGACAAGCGGGAAAAGTCGCGAAACCGCAGCTCAAATCGCGGAGGCACCCGTGGCTCCAGTGACAGTCGTGGAT GGCGCGGAAGAGAGACTCGCGAGAACGAGCGCAACCAACGGGAGTCTCGTGAACCATGGTCAGGACAAAACGTTGGTCAGGACCGCGGTGATGATCGGACTAATGACAACTACCGCGGGCAGCGCAACGGCGGCGGACGTAGTGGTGCCGGTGGCGGTGGACGCGGCGGTGGCTTTGTCTCTCGATCTGGCCGCGGCGGCGGCCGCATGGGCGGACGCACCGGTGGCCCTCGTGGCGATCGCGGAAGCGGAGGCCCTGGCGGTGCTTATGGATCTGGTCGCGGTGGCAACGCAAACGAGGATCACCACGAGGTTGAGCTGTGGGACAACACCATTGCCCAAAACGCCGAGAAGCAGCAACAGGCTCATGACGATGCCTGGGGTGACTGGAACAACGAGGAGTATGAGGGCTCGCTTAAGGACAGCAAGGTATTTACCACTAGCAACCTGGCAACACAATCCGCTGCTAATGTGGTTAGCGGAACTGGAGCTTGTGTCGTCGCGGTGGCTGGAAGCGAGATATCGGCGCCACCAGGTCTTGAACATCAGTTAGTGCAGCAGGGATCTCATCTGGAGGAGAGCTCCAGCAGTGGTCCAGCGGCAGTCACACCGCCAGCAACGCTGACTGGCTCGGCGACCACGCCGTTGCTCCAATACAGCGCAGCGGTCAGTAATCCACCACCCCAGCTGCAGTCCCAGGCCACACAGTCAGGAGCGGGTACAGGAGCGAGCGCAGCTGCCGGCGGAGGAGCGGGCAGCACACCGCCATCCTTTGTATCCGCATCTCCCGACACATTCTCAAGCGCCGCCTCGGCAGCTGCCACGCTGGTGCACCAAGcacaaaagcagcagcaacttcagcAGCAGACGACGCCTATTAAGCCGTCTGCTACCTTGTCTGTCGAGCAATCTCAGTATTTCAACTCGTTGGCCAGCCAGGGCGTCAGTCCAGGTTCTGTACCAGTACAGTCGGCGCCAGCGGGTTACGCGCAAAACCCCGTAGCCGCCTACTCCCAAACTAGCACTAGCGTGGGTGTCAGCCCGTATCCCAACACCTATGCAAACGTGTTTGCCTCTGGAACGGGAGCTGGATCTGGTACCGGCGAGCAatcgcagcagcaaccgcagATACGAAGGGCTCGCGTTAAGCTGCCACCACCCTCGAAGATTCCTGCGAGTGCCGTTGAAATGCCTGGAGACAATGCACTGAACAACATTGGCTACCTGGACGTGCAGTTCGGGGCTCTGGACTTCGGCACGGACGATGGCTTCGAGTCTTTGCCGGAAAAGGTTGGGTCGGGCTTTAGCATTGatggtcagcagcagcaacagcaggcagAAGACTACCAAAGCAAAtcccagcaacaacagcaggtGACGCTAGCGGCGGGACTGCAGAGTTCCCAGATT AGCGATGCCTTGAGTGCAGCAGGCTATACAAGCCGATCGACGGCACAGCAGCAGGGTGTTAGCTCAGCGGTGAATGCCACAATCGATCAGCTAGCCAAGAATGATCCGTACGGACAGACGGGCGGCAGTGGTAACGCCTACCAAAACGCATACCAGAGCAGTGGAGCGAGCAAGGCAACCAGTGGCTTTCCGACAACGGCACCCGGTGGCTACAGCAGCTCCACATACGCGAATATTCAAAGCTCGGTGGCCAACAGTTACCAGCAGCAGGGATACGGCTCATACCAGCCCAGTTCCTACCAGCAGCAGGCTGGCACCGGAGCACAAAGCGGTACAGGTGCGGTAAGCGGCGGCGGAGGAACGGCGACGCAAAACATTCCGGTcggaggcagcagcagccaaaacAGCACAAG TGGCAATGCAAGCTCTGCCTTCCTTACATCCGGATACTCGACACCACAAAGTGCTTACCAGTCAAGCCAGAGTGTTTATGGCAACACTGGACTGTCCAACAGCAGCGG GTTCTCTGGCAGTGCGAGCAATGCGTCCTCGCAGTACGCCAATTTCAGTTCCAGCGCCAAGCTAAAGGATGCGACCACGGCGAGCAGCGCCGCTCACTACGACAG TGTCTCGACCAGCAGTGGAGTGAGCAGCAACAGCGGAAGTACTGGCAATGGCGGTGGGGTGAGCGGTCAAGCAGGTGCTAACCAGGCGGTTGTATCGAACA ATAACAACGTGACCGGCAGCAGCTCGGTCAGCAATGTGACGGCAGGCGTTGCGAGTGGCAACGTAGCCGGCGTGGGCGGAGGCGTCAGCCAGAGCGGCGTAAGTGGTGGAGTCGGCGTGGCCGGTGGCAGCGCGTCCAGCGTCGGTGTGAATgtgaacaacaacagcagcagcgccagctCGGTGGGAACATCGGCCGTTGCCCAGACAGCTACCGGAACCACCGCTGCAGTGCTAGCCTCGCTGACCAACAAgaatagcagcagcagcaatagcagcgGCAGCGGGGGCAGTTCTGCCACGACGACGGGCAACGCCAGCGGACAAGGTGCGGGAGCGAGCACCGGCGGCGTGGGCGGAGCATcgggtgctggtggtgctggtagtggtggtggcagcggcagcggcttGGTGCCCACCAACATCCAAATGGTTAGTCAATATATTCAGACTGGATTGCCATACTATCAGCAACCAGTGTATTCCTACGAGGAATTGCAAATGATGCAACAGAGAGTGCCACATGTG CAGGGATATTACGATCTGACCTATCCGCCGCCCAGTTTAGGAGCTGGACGTGACAACCTCGGCTCTGTGACGTATTCAGCAATGAATGACGGACGCTTTGCCCGCACTGACAATAACTCCAGTCCGGTCGGCAAT GTCTCCAGCACAATGTCACAACAGGCAGGCTCAAGTGCGCCCATGCTAAATGTTCCTTACGCCTACTTCTATGGCGGCAATGTAATGCCCGGTAGTTTTCAATATGGCACACCCGCCATATATCCA caaataCCGGCAGCAAACACTGCCTCCGGTCAACAGTTCCCGAAGCCTTCGTATAGCGCGGGCTACGGCTCGACCAGCTATGACACTCTGTCGCAGACCACGCAGGATTACAGCAAGGGCGGCTACTCGTCGAGCGTGAATCAGCAGAGCAAAACTCAGACGGTGTCTAACCAGTCACAGGCAGGCACTGGATCCGATCTGACCTCTTCTATGTACGGGAAGGGACATGTGGCGCTGAACAAGGTTAAT TCGTACGAAAAGCAGAGTTTCCATTCGGGCACTCCGCCGCCGTTTAACATGCCCAACACCCAGACGGCTGGAGGCACCTCTGCCCAACCGTACGGCATGTACTTGCCGATGCCAGCGGCCGGACACCACAATATGATTCATCAGCCCATCCACCAG ATGGACGGCAGGATTCATAGCTCATCCCGCCGG GACTCGAACAGTGCCGGACAGCGTCAGCAGTCGACCAGCCAGTCGAAGTCTGCTGGCAAGCAAGGGTACTCGCCCTCGTACTGGGCCGGACAGAACTAG